AACAAACTCAAAAACACTGCCTCAATCATGGGAAAACTAACTCAAAAACACTGCCTCAAATCATGGGAAAACCAAGAAGAAGTAGCCCAAAGGCTCAGGGAAAAGCACTGAGAGCAAGGGACATAAGGAAACACACCAAGAACACAGGACTTGTGCACCACCAATAAACTTTGTGTATCTGCCAATGTACTGTGAACAGCTGTGtcatttgtttaaatatatgAAGTCTGGAAGAAGACAACTTCCCCTACAAGTGTTGCATTAAGTATTTGAAATAAGGCATACTCAGAAATACCGTGGAATAGCCTGTGATAAGATAAGACTACAAGCATTGCACAATTTGCTGGCTGTTGCTAAGGTGGAGCTACACAAGCCTCACAAAATGTTGTAACCTAATGGGCTCATCAAACACATCCTACTCTGCGCAGTCTCTTACCATCTGCACACCGCCTAAATTGATTCCTTACATatgctaaaataaaaagttttaatgaaaattgaCTGAAGTTTATACCAGCAGATAACTGTTCATTGTTTTCACCAATTCATTTATAGAAGGTAATTCAGCTTGGTGGGTTCTGCCATGAAAGATAAACAAGTCACATTATCTTGTGTTCTCTGAAAGCTAAACACATGCATATGTATGGCTGCCAGAGCTTAGCAAGAATTAAGCACTAAGATAAGAGCACTGTCGTGTCTGGAACTTAAATCTattaagtgttttttatttgttttttcattcattGAACTAGAAAATCACTCCTGGATTCTGGcttcattgcatttttttctttgaggaatGCAGGTTGAAAAAGTCAGTGTCataagaaacagctttttgaCTATCAGCAGCAAGTGTCCCGTGAACCATTTGTCATGAAAGTTCAGAGAAAATTCTTAGTCTTTGTGGAatgaaaaagaggagaaaaacagagaagaaaagaggtggaaagaagagagggaaaaagagagggaaaaaagaagaaagaaaaaagtattgaGGCAAAAGCACTCTATTTCCTATCAGCTACATTTGAATGTTCAAAGACTCTCCACACCTAGGCAACAGTTACCTGTCACACGAGGTAGTCAAGACTAGGCAGAAAGCCTTTGGTGAACAGTAaccttatttttcttaacattttgggaaaacaaacaaaaaacactctgaAGACCAAAGAATTGATGGTCATTCATCCTCTCATATTCTGTAATTTTGGTGATTTTCCCCATTTTGAGTCCATAAGTGTACCAAATttatagaatcattcaggttggaaaagacctctaagatcatctagtccaaccttaaATATATGTTCTTTAACGGTAATTCTTTAATGTATGTTAAAAAACATGCGCTAAGATATTGCCAATCTACTTCCTGAGATAAGAATATACGTGTACATGAACTTGTCTTCACAATTAATAcacaaagacaaaatgaaaggtgacatttcaatattttattcaagttgatttgggttgggtttttttatccatttttaGTAGTGTCAAGTACAGCACTTTGGGGTCTAGTTCCACACAAAATGGAAGACTCTAAAAATGTACCCATTTAGTTGCTAAAAAAAAGTGGTAATAAAACAGAATTCCATTTTAAATTTAGTGACGCAACTATGTGATTACAGTTACAAAGACTCTTCCCTGATTATGTCCCTGTCTTACAAGCTTTCCATTTAGTGCAAGGGAAAGGAACCACAGTACAGGACAAGTTGTATTGGCTGAGTCACATCAAACCTCCTCTGCAAAGGAGTTATACAAGGTGGACAACCTAAAGCACTCTGGAGACAGCTGTAGGTGTAAGATAACCAAACAAGACAACCATTCATGAAATAcccacaacaaaataaaaataaaaaaatcccttttcaaACAAGCTTGAACATTCCATCGTGAATTGAAATCTTAAAGTGTCGGAACATTTTGCTTACAGAATTAACAGTACAATATAGTGGTCTGCAATTCTTGAAGTCACAATTATTATACCACATTAACATATTCCTTGTGCAGTCAATATGTTAGTAAAGGTAATAACACCTTCCTATTTCCTATCATGTGGCAGCTGACAGATGTGATAGGCAATAACATTCCCCAAAAAAGCCTggaattaggatttttttttttaacactttttgtCTCCATTTCTGAAACAACATCATTTTAAAGCTTAGCTGTCTTGAAGGACTAGCAGGACTGATACTTAGCAATACTTGCATCCCAGACATAAAACATTGAAAGGTACAATATATTCTGAAGGTAGCTATGCTGTATTTTCAAATTAGCAACTGTAGAATCACTTTTTATGCTTCAAATTCCAATCCTAGGCCAAGTTTGTGACCACCTGCATTGACATTCTTGCCATCCAACAAAGCTGACAATGTCAGTTTGATACCTGCAAATAGAGAAAAGTCAGAAAAGACAACTGTTAAAACTCAGAATAAGCTTTACATTCAGTAAATGCAGTGTCTGTGTTGCTGCTCTCATTTAGCAGGTAGTTAGGTTAATGTAATTTGACAGTTAGCTATGTGAGGACTGAGCtttgtaaaataatttgcaGATATAAAATCTCTCTGAATTCTGAAAGCTAGGATAAGCAAACCACAGTGCTAGACTCTGCTTTTTATCATCCCAAATAATTAAAACCCTCAGTCAGTTCACTGCTGCTGGTATACTGGTTAATCTAATTTCAGGTTTGGGTATAATGAAAAACCAGGACCTTGACACACGCTCTTTTTTCTAAACCTCTTTAAAATCTGGGAATGAAAAGCCTGAGCCCTGTCTACTGTATTAATCTGTCAATCTGCTTGGTTGATATTCTGGCAGGAGATTTTTTAGACTACACTAAAACAAACCATGCTGCTCTAAGGTTGTCCTCTTCCTGCACCAGCAAACCTTGAAAATGtaacatttaaaagcaaagaaactccGTGATAGGAAACCCCTGGAagtactaaaaatacattttcttatcTGTGAAACATTTGGTTGGAGATAAACTTTGTATCAACATAAAAGATTATCTGAGGTGTCAGTGGGTGCTGGTTTTTGGCAATTCTGTTTCTAAGAGACATCCACAGTTAACAGAGCAGTCCCTGGAAAAGTTCACCACTGGGTTGCCACATGGAACAGCAATGTTACAAAACCGATCACAGTATGTCACAAAAAAAACCTCCCTGATATTTCAAGGCTGAAATATCATTTATTGATGTCTGAATTTCTGCATAGACATACCTGGCTTTAAAGTCTGAGTGTATCCTAGTCCAATCAGGCTGGAGTTGTTCACTTTAGccttaaagggaaaaaattgcATACATAAATAATTTGGTGTCTTTCTTTAAAGTCCTTCCCATTTGAAAATTACATAATACGTTTTAAATGGGTAGATGATTTCAGGTTTCAAATCACAAGAATCAAATAAAATCTAGAGTCAATTTTGCcataaattaaaaccaaaatctCAGCAAAACTTCAATTGCTTCAGACATGGTTTTCGTTAACTaatcttgttgttttttgttttttgtttttttttaaataataactgAAAAATCCTCAGAATGGTGCCCAATAatacaataaaacattttgtatcAGCTTCAAGGAAAATCCAATAGGCGTGCTCTCATTCAGTGCAAAACTAAACAAATAGGGGTATGTGCCAATTATACAACACTGAATTGCATCAAAACTGTACTTTACTCATTGTTGCAAGGTTGCTTCACATTTCCATTACAAGAGCCTactttcaaatgcttttaaatgcaCATATGTAGCACTCACAGAAAAAGAGGCATCTGGGTCAATCTGATACTTGGCTGCTATTCCAAAGCGAGTGTTGCTGTTACCAGCTGTCCAAGCAAGGTTCACAGCAGTTTCCAGTTTATCATTCACCTTCTGGTAAATGGAGCCTCCGAATTCCGTTCCATCATTCCTGGAAGGAATATATTAGTCTAGTTTTAAAATGCATCCCCAAACAACCATCTATGTTTCAGTAGGATCTGAATTTGCAGAACATTCACTTACACCTCATTTAATCTCTCTATAACAACTAAGATAGAGACATTTGGCCAGATTGGTTTTGAAGTCATTTGTAAATGCTTAAATTCATCAATAGTTACAATATTTCAACAAGcagcctattaaaaaaaaaaaaaaaaaagccacaacaaACTATCAAAAATAGACTAATGATGACAGTTTCCAATTTCCCCCACTCTGTAGATGGGAAACTTTGtagtaaagacattttttcttctctgcatatctatgaaataattattttcccagACATTTATCTCCCTAGTGTCCCGAAAGGGCTGTACCCCAATCACAGAGCCTGAGAGTCATCCTAACAGTGCCTCATCAGCGTGCGTTTACCAGACACAGATGAACTGTATCAGAAGTGAAGATGCCAATTGAACATCCAAGTCTATCAGCTCTTGCAAATGAATACCATTTGCCGTGGCCCTTATGGTATGTCTGCATTATAGAAGTCTGTGCTagaaactgaaatgaaactCATTTTGGTTTGCAGACAGCTCTAGCCAACAGCTGAATGATGAAAGCCTTCAATTTCTGCTACCGAGTAGCAAAACTTCCAGTTACTACTTACACCAGTGTCACACAGTGAGTAAAGTGTgctaaataaaatgcaaaacctTAAAGCACCCAGCTcataaaagcagaagcaaataATTTGAATAAGTATTGCAGTCCTAGGAAACCAGTGAGCATCTGAATTCCCATTTTACCTCGTTTTCTTAAAAGAGAATACAAACATATTGCACAGAAGAGGCTTACACCACGGGAAGACCTTTGCAGataaaatacttctaaaatatttctaaattacGAAATAAACAGATTCCAATTATTAGAGTATACCAAACTTTTACTGATTAAAAAGGGCAGATTTCAAACCTCTCCACTTTTACTTCTTTGTCACAATGTTCATTAGTTCACAAGAGTTGCACAAACAATACTGATACGCCTACTTAAAATTCAAGCAATAGCAGCAGCTTTTTAAACTGTTAGAGCAATTCTTCCAGAAAAATGCTACAATACTTACTTCAGATAAGACTGAAGCTCACATTTAACTGCATGTGCTTGGCTCTCAAGAAAAGGAGGGATTAAAAAGGACTGAGGAGAGCTGGTTATACAGGCAGATTTTGTGCAAGGTTCCCATACAGCTCTGTCTTGACCTGCAACATTAGGGGGGGCGGTCTGAGCTATGCTCAAAAAGTGAGgaaaatcatatttaaaacTAGAAATTATCCAGCCCTATCTCCCTTTAGTTATcatgtattattaaaaaattataagaaaaaaattatcaaagCTTCTTTTAATTCTAGTAATAGTAACAGCACTTTTCATGCATAGATCAAAAACATTGTCCTCTATggaaatgaagatattaaagcaCCATAAGGGAAAGCAACTTGCTCAAGTCCCTGGCTGGTCCGTGGAACAGCCAGGAACAAAAGACAATGTTTCAAGCCCCACCTAGTTAATTTATCTACTCTGCCACAACATCCTTTTGAACCACTGAACTGGCTAGATATAACGACCGAGCACACCAGTGATGCAAGTTCCAAACACGACTGTTTCCTGGATTCTACAAAAGCTCTGACACGTTTCAAAGCTGAAACATGTCAAAAGTACCTAGCTAATCCATTAAAATCAGTAATTAGGATTTCCATTCATATCACACATGTATGGTTTTGCCATATCAAGTGGTCGAGTACAAATATTAAGTAAGCAAACAAGGTGTCCTCGTGAAGATGATTCATCATCCATGGACAGTAACGGTGACCTAAGAAGCAGATCATTGTGGGGTCCAAGGAAGAACAGCAGGGGCTCGGACCTTACTGTACtgttctgaagttattttctgctgttgttttaatCAAGACTAATAGTAATTATAGTATTTTATAGCAAAAGCCAATAATACAACATTTTGAACTGCTGCAGCATAACAGAGGTGGAAGTCATTGTGCTCAAAGGAATAGCTCATAACTACAGAGTGAGGGGACCCCGCATATTGTTTTGATGAAAGATTTCTGCCCACATTTTTGTGCTTTGGCAACCCTTCAAACATGCCATCTGGGCCGCGAAGGTTCAATTGTTCTGCAAGGCAGTTTGAGCTTCCTAAACCAGATCTCTGCAAAACAGcatgaaacagaacagaaagcctttgaagcagcagctccaggaaaGCAGAACAGTTGTTCAGCCCCGGAATGGGAACAGCCTGCAACAGCTCTGCTACATGCAAATATGCAATTACCCAAGGGAGTGGTAAAGGAGGTGGGGGGTGGAGTAGGGATTgcctaatttaaaaaaataaagaaataaaaatcttcccAAAAGGCATAAATTGCTTCTTTAAGAGGAACATGAGACAGAGAAATTAAGGTTTTCGTGGAATTTAGTCCTAGTTTCCCATGTATTCAGAAAAGATAAGCACTAGTATAAATAGGTTATTAGGAGTTTTAGGAGTTACAACACTAAAACAAACTTTTACACCATATCCCTACCAGTACTGAAACTAACCCCGTCCGTATCTCTTCCACTCATTCCCTTTTGTCTGTTCTTATTCATTCTGTGATTAAtctcttcttctccagaccaaaccaCCATTTCGTTTGATTTTGACAAGCACAAAAGGGAGGCCTTGTTTTTATTGCAACttccatgaaaaatatttttttaacccaCTTGTTTTATAAATCCACTAGTAGTTTCCAAAGATCTGTATCTGTTAGAAAGAGGGACTCTGGGTGCTTGGTGCTCAGTGAGTCCCAGTTCCTTCCATTCCTTCCCCCACATAACTCAAAGAAAGGCTAAAGTAGcttaaaaatgcagtttgccATCTTAAATGAAGAAGCAACGTCAAATCCACCACTCCCTCTATCACAAGTGCTGAAATTCTGTCCCTTTCATTGTCCTAAATGCATCAAAATCctttcacattctttttaatGCCCATCTGCCAATACTTACACATTAGTATGAAGCTGGAATTCATCGGTCTTATAGCCAACAGCGAAGTTGCTCTGGGTTACTCTAGACTTGGCTGTCTCAAAAGTCATTTGGTAACCTGCCAACCACCCCTCATAGCCAACCACCAGCGCTCCACGTATCGAAGGACCAGCAATATCAAAATCCATGTCGCAGCCCATGTTGATGTGTTCCCTCTTGTAGCCTGTCTTAACTTTAGCGCTCTTTTtcctaaagagaaaagaaataatctcGTGTCTTGCTCAGGCAGCAATTCAACCAACTCGGTTACTTCAAATCAATGTAATAGTACGCACACCCGGAGAGTCACACGATATGTCCCcttttaatatttcacatttGCAAAAATGGAATTCATCTACAGTGAATTGCAAGCAGTAAAACGCAGCGTGGTGCCTTTCTGAGCTGTGTTCTGCCaagcagcaccacagcaaaTCAGACTTGAGGTGACAGAAGTTAATCCTCATCTCAAAGTAATCTCATGTTTTAGAAGTTTGTTAGAGACAGGGAAATGATGGAAACTGTAATAGTTTACTGGTTTGCCACAGACAAAAGCAGTTGTCTTGTACCAGCCGAAGTTTGGACAATCCTGTTTAACTGGGTAATTTCATTTACTGTGTCCAGAAATCACTGCTAAGGAAGCAGGCTGCTTCGGTGGCTCTAACACCCTATTTTCTCCTTATGATGTGTTATAATGTTTAATGGTTACAGCCATAAGGAAGGTTAACACAGAAATAAACTTTCCTGAGTCACCTGCTTCTTTTTATTCTATTGGCCAGGGCAGCGCTTGCTCAGGTGTCCTTCTGTCTGCTCACATCAAGGGAGCAGATTCTCACGCTGCAGCTATGTCTAGTGCATTCAGCTACTCCTCTGCAacagtttcttcctttctttctctcttacaAGTGTCTTCTCTCTTTGGCCAAATCGTTTACTGAAATCTTTCCAGAAAAGTCAGGCTGATTTGAAATTTCACATCAACCTTCCACTGCAGCTAGCAAAAACAGTCTTCAGGAACTGCAAAACATGCTGTATCAGACCTGTGCAgagatttttctattattatttctattattattattattatttctgtctcGGAAATTTCTTATGTCTTCCAAAATCATAAATAAAGAGCAGAAGTGCCAAAAATACCAGCATTAGCTTGACTGCAGCTTCCATATCAGCTAAGAAATAATTATCAACAAAAACTAGAGATTATTCTGcttaacaaatacaaaaatatctatttaaCCTAGAGGGCTGGAAGCAGTCGACAATGGAGAACACTAAATTCAAGGCAGGGTGAAGTCCCCACTGGGACCAAaaccacagcagcctgccatGTAGTGTGCCGCAGTGGGAAGCTCATGTGCAGCCCATTTTGGCTCACTGGCAGCACTGCTTGCAAAAAGAtaatcaggagaaaaaaaataaataaaccaacatCTAGCCCTACAGCTGCTGCTTAATCCCTCTGGCCCACATAAAATGTGGCATCCAATCACGGGGTCCACAATGCTCATCCAACACCACGGCACACTGTGGCCAGCAAGAATTCAGATGATAAA
The genomic region above belongs to Anas platyrhynchos isolate ZD024472 breed Pekin duck chromosome 14, IASCAAS_PekinDuck_T2T, whole genome shotgun sequence and contains:
- the VDAC1 gene encoding non-selective voltage-gated ion channel VDAC1, with the protein product MAVPPAYADLGKSARDVFTKGYGFGLIKLDLKTKSENGLEFTSSGSANSETSKVSGSLETKYRWVEYGLMFTEKWNTDNTLGTEITLEDQLARGLKLTFDSSFSPNTGKKSAKVKTGYKREHINMGCDMDFDIAGPSIRGALVVGYEGWLAGYQMTFETAKSRVTQSNFAVGYKTDEFQLHTNVNDGTEFGGSIYQKVNDKLETAVNLAWTAGNSNTRFGIAAKYQIDPDASFSAKVNNSSLIGLGYTQTLKPGIKLTLSALLDGKNVNAGGHKLGLGLEFEA